In Pseudomonas asiatica, the following are encoded in one genomic region:
- a CDS encoding TauD/TfdA dioxygenase family protein, with protein sequence MHIEQLTCAIGAEVSGVNLADAIHDDDLFAQLRAQLLRHRVLFLRDQHFSRAEHVAFARRFGDLEDHPVAGSDPEHPGLVQIYKRPDQPNDRYENAWHTDATWREAPPMGCVLRCIECPPVGGDTMWANMVLAYENLPGDVKAKIEGLRARHSIEASFGAAMPLEKRLALKAQFPDAEHPVVRTHPETGEQVLFVNAFTTHFSNYHTPQRVRFGQDANPGASDLLRYLISQAYLPEYQVRWRWKPNSVAIWDNRSTQHYAVMDYPPCHRKMERAGIKGSPTF encoded by the coding sequence ATGCACATCGAACAACTGACCTGCGCGATCGGTGCCGAGGTAAGTGGGGTCAACCTGGCCGACGCGATCCACGACGACGACCTGTTCGCCCAGCTTCGCGCGCAGTTGCTCCGGCACCGTGTGCTGTTCCTGCGCGACCAGCACTTCAGCCGCGCCGAACACGTGGCGTTCGCCCGCCGCTTCGGCGACCTGGAGGACCACCCGGTGGCCGGCAGCGACCCGGAGCATCCGGGCCTGGTACAGATCTACAAGCGCCCGGACCAGCCCAACGACCGCTATGAAAATGCCTGGCACACCGACGCCACCTGGCGCGAGGCCCCGCCGATGGGCTGTGTGCTGCGCTGCATCGAATGCCCGCCCGTGGGCGGCGACACGATGTGGGCGAACATGGTGCTGGCCTATGAAAACCTGCCAGGCGATGTGAAGGCCAAGATCGAAGGCCTGCGCGCCCGCCACAGCATCGAGGCGAGCTTTGGCGCCGCCATGCCGCTGGAAAAGCGCCTGGCGCTGAAGGCGCAGTTCCCCGATGCCGAGCACCCGGTTGTGCGCACCCACCCGGAAACCGGCGAGCAGGTGCTGTTCGTCAACGCCTTCACCACCCATTTCAGCAACTACCACACCCCGCAGCGGGTGCGCTTCGGCCAGGACGCCAACCCCGGCGCCAGCGACCTGCTGCGCTACCTCATCAGCCAGGCCTACCTGCCGGAGTACCAGGTGCGCTGGCGCTGGAAGCCCAACAGCGTGGCGATCTGGGACAACCGCAGCACACAGCATTACGCCGTCATGGACTACCCGCCGTGCCATCGCAAGATGGAGCGCGCCGGGATCAAGGGCAGCCCCACGTTCTGA
- a CDS encoding beta-keto acid cleavage family enzyme, whose product MQFFDDSLHPENMEKVVITVAPYGPEWMPEDFPEDIPLTMDEQVQKAVDCYEAGATVLHLHVRELDGKGSKRLSKFNELIAGVREAVPDMIIQVGGSISFAPESEGEAAKWLSDDTRHMLAELTPRPDQVTVAINTTQMNIMELLYPEYLEGTSLASPAIHAAYSEMTVPAGPAWVREHLRRLQASNIQPHFQLTGMHALETLERIVRRGDYMGPLNLTWIGIGGGFDGPNPFNFFNFIHRAPDGCTLTAESLLKNVLPFNTMALAMGLHPRCGNEDTIIDQHGKRFTSVQQIQQTVRVAHELGREIASGKEARAIYRIGQQYDSIEQTLEANGMAPNRQPGVKGVPQR is encoded by the coding sequence ATGCAATTCTTCGACGATTCGTTGCACCCGGAAAACATGGAAAAGGTGGTGATCACCGTGGCCCCCTATGGGCCGGAGTGGATGCCCGAAGACTTCCCTGAAGACATTCCCCTGACCATGGACGAGCAGGTGCAGAAGGCTGTCGACTGCTACGAGGCAGGTGCCACCGTACTGCACCTGCACGTGCGCGAGCTGGACGGCAAAGGCTCCAAGCGCCTGTCCAAGTTCAACGAGCTGATCGCCGGGGTGCGCGAAGCGGTGCCGGACATGATCATCCAGGTTGGCGGATCGATTTCCTTCGCCCCGGAAAGCGAGGGCGAGGCGGCCAAGTGGCTGTCGGACGACACCCGGCACATGCTCGCCGAGCTGACGCCGCGCCCCGACCAGGTGACCGTGGCCATCAACACCACGCAGATGAACATCATGGAGTTGCTGTACCCCGAGTACCTGGAAGGCACCTCGCTGGCCAGCCCGGCGATTCATGCCGCCTACAGCGAAATGACCGTGCCGGCCGGCCCGGCCTGGGTCCGCGAGCACCTGCGCCGCCTGCAGGCCAGCAACATCCAGCCGCATTTCCAGCTGACCGGCATGCATGCCCTGGAGACGCTCGAGCGCATCGTCCGCCGTGGTGACTACATGGGCCCGCTGAACCTGACCTGGATCGGCATTGGCGGCGGTTTCGACGGCCCCAACCCGTTCAACTTCTTCAACTTCATCCACCGCGCGCCGGACGGCTGCACCCTGACCGCCGAATCGTTGCTGAAGAACGTGCTGCCGTTCAACACCATGGCCCTGGCCATGGGCTTGCACCCACGCTGCGGTAACGAAGACACCATCATCGACCAGCATGGCAAGCGCTTCACCTCGGTGCAGCAGATCCAGCAGACCGTGCGTGTGGCCCATGAGCTGGGCCGCGAGATTGCCAGCGGCAAGGAAGCACGCGCCATCTACCGCATCGGGCAGCAGTACGACAGCATCGAGCAGACCCTCGAGGCCAACGGCATGGCGCCGAATCGCCAGCCGGGTGTGAAGGGCGTGCCGCAGCGCTGA
- a CDS encoding MFS transporter yields the protein MATYLASAEDSGTDTAHSVPRRYAWVVFALTFGLLISDYMSRQVLNAVFPLLKGEWALSDSQLGLLSGIVALMVGLLTFPLSLLADRFGRVRSLVLMAVLWSLATLGCALAENYPQMFIARFLVGVGEAAYGSVGIAVVVAVFPRDMRSTLAGAFMAGGMFGSVLGMALGGVLAQHLGWRWAFAGMALFGLVLAMLYPLIVKEARIAPRCAQHLQGKAGRPLRTLYSSRSVIAAYVGSGLQLFVGGTVIVWMPSYLNRYYAMGTDRAGAIAAVIVLCSGIGMILCAMLCDRLGRQRPDRKISLAIAYCLGSCALLSIAFALPAGTAQLVLICLGMMIAAGTNGPSSAMVANLTHTSVHGTAFATLTLANNLLGLATGPLITGRVSDLIGLHAAFQLVPLMSIGAAAVFFLAKRHYHRDMERLHAPAGDAAAPRELKP from the coding sequence ATGGCCACCTATCTCGCCAGTGCCGAAGATTCCGGCACCGACACCGCCCACAGCGTCCCCCGGCGCTATGCCTGGGTGGTCTTCGCCCTGACCTTTGGGCTGTTGATCTCCGACTACATGTCGCGCCAGGTGCTCAATGCGGTTTTCCCGCTGCTCAAGGGCGAATGGGCATTGAGCGACAGCCAGCTCGGCCTGCTCAGCGGTATCGTCGCGCTGATGGTCGGCCTGCTGACCTTCCCGCTGTCGCTGCTGGCCGACCGCTTCGGCCGGGTGCGCAGCCTGGTGCTGATGGCAGTACTGTGGAGCCTGGCCACCCTCGGCTGCGCCCTGGCGGAAAACTACCCGCAAATGTTCATCGCGCGGTTTCTGGTCGGGGTAGGCGAGGCTGCCTACGGCAGTGTCGGCATCGCCGTGGTGGTCGCCGTGTTCCCCCGCGACATGCGCTCGACCCTGGCCGGGGCGTTCATGGCCGGTGGCATGTTCGGCTCGGTGCTGGGCATGGCCCTGGGCGGTGTACTGGCCCAGCACCTGGGCTGGCGCTGGGCATTTGCCGGCATGGCGCTGTTCGGCCTGGTGCTGGCGATGCTGTACCCGCTGATCGTCAAGGAGGCACGTATTGCGCCTCGGTGCGCGCAGCACTTGCAAGGCAAGGCCGGCCGCCCGCTGCGCACCCTGTACAGCAGCCGTTCGGTCATCGCGGCCTACGTCGGCAGCGGGCTGCAGCTGTTCGTCGGCGGCACCGTGATCGTGTGGATGCCAAGCTACCTGAACCGCTATTACGCCATGGGCACCGACCGCGCCGGGGCAATTGCCGCAGTCATCGTGCTGTGCAGCGGCATCGGCATGATCCTCTGCGCCATGCTCTGCGACCGCCTCGGGCGGCAGCGCCCGGACCGCAAGATCAGCCTTGCCATCGCCTACTGCCTGGGCAGTTGCGCGCTGTTGTCCATCGCCTTCGCACTACCGGCCGGCACCGCCCAACTGGTACTGATCTGCCTGGGCATGATGATCGCCGCCGGCACCAACGGCCCGTCCAGTGCCATGGTCGCCAACCTCACCCACACCTCGGTGCACGGCACAGCGTTTGCCACCCTGACCCTGGCCAACAACCTGTTGGGCCTGGCGACCGGGCCGCTGATCACCGGGCGCGTTTCCGACCTGATCGGCTTGCATGCCGCCTTCCAGCTGGTACCGCTGATGAGCATCGGCGCGGCGGCAGTGTTTTTCCTTGCCAAACGTCATTACCACCGCGACATGGAGCGTCTGCATGCACCGGCAGGCGACGCTGCCGCACCCCGGGAGTTGAAACCGTGA
- a CDS encoding DsbA family oxidoreductase — MKQLLSVEVFFDFVCPWCLIGQRHLQAALLHLQREQPQVQVQLQWRGVQLLPGLPASGVPFHAFYLQRLGSEEAVRERQAQVRAAARVVGEDIDFSRIRRMPNTGNAHRLLQRAAQLLQATQLEALLAQLFIAYFHQGRDLGDSRTLLDIAQCCGLDAAQVVDCLRDDGSPFLDGAGRAGSAVPRFRFNQGPLVAGAQPAEVLYAAMTEALQEVERA, encoded by the coding sequence GTGAAACAGCTGTTGTCCGTCGAAGTGTTCTTCGATTTCGTCTGCCCCTGGTGCCTGATTGGCCAGCGACACCTGCAGGCCGCGCTCTTGCACTTGCAGCGTGAACAACCGCAAGTGCAGGTACAACTGCAATGGCGAGGTGTGCAGTTGTTGCCTGGCTTGCCAGCCAGTGGCGTGCCGTTCCATGCCTTCTATCTGCAACGCCTGGGCAGCGAGGAAGCGGTACGTGAGCGCCAGGCCCAGGTGCGCGCCGCTGCCCGCGTGGTGGGCGAGGACATCGACTTCTCGCGTATTCGCCGCATGCCCAACACCGGCAATGCCCATCGGTTGCTGCAACGGGCTGCTCAGTTGCTCCAGGCAACGCAGCTGGAAGCCTTGCTGGCACAGCTGTTCATCGCCTATTTCCACCAGGGCCGCGACCTGGGGGATAGTCGCACCTTGCTCGACATCGCCCAATGTTGCGGGCTGGATGCCGCGCAGGTGGTCGACTGCCTGCGTGACGACGGCAGCCCGTTCCTCGATGGGGCCGGGCGCGCTGGCAGTGCCGTGCCGCGTTTCCGTTTCAATCAGGGGCCGCTCGTTGCGGGTGCGCAGCCTGCCGAGGTGCTGTATGCGGCCATGACCGAAGCGCTGCAAGAGGTTGAAAGGGCATGA
- a CDS encoding Rieske (2Fe-2S) protein, with the protein MTRRIALAPHQVPERDGRVLLACEGRSVALFNVADSLYAIEDSCPHQGASLCGGRLEGRVIQCCAHGLRFDLASGYLVNSRALKVASYPVEQQGGQFYIVFDSEEAGQ; encoded by the coding sequence ATGACCCGGCGCATCGCATTGGCCCCCCATCAGGTGCCGGAACGTGACGGCCGTGTGCTGTTGGCCTGTGAAGGGCGCAGCGTGGCACTGTTCAATGTTGCCGACTCGCTCTATGCCATCGAAGACAGCTGCCCGCACCAGGGCGCGTCGTTGTGTGGCGGCCGGCTGGAAGGCCGTGTCATCCAGTGCTGCGCGCATGGCCTGCGCTTTGACCTGGCCAGCGGCTACCTGGTCAATTCCAGGGCCTTGAAGGTTGCCAGCTACCCGGTCGAGCAGCAGGGCGGGCAGTTTTACATCGTGTTTGACAGTGAGGAAGCGGGGCAATGA
- a CDS encoding YeiH family protein, with amino-acid sequence MNTLALGATHQRIRTLAPGVVVSLIVGAAASFLSEHYAAPVMLFALLLGMALNFLAVDGPCKAGIEFTARTVLRLGVALLGMRITLDQIASLGWKPVALVVTLVVVTILVSVVVAKALGFSRLFGMLTGGATAICGASAALALAAALPQHPRKEHATLFTVIGVSALSTLAMILYPMIAQWLHLSPAQAGVFLGATIHDVAQVVGAGYSMSTETGDIATVVKLMRVAMLVPVIVCAAMITRRQGLEAGGQRPPLLPWFAVGFLLLACVNSTGWVPAAVQGGINDLSRGCLVVAISALGMKTQLKALASVGVKPIALMVGESVFLVLLVLALMHWGL; translated from the coding sequence ATGAATACACTAGCACTTGGCGCTACCCATCAGCGTATCCGCACCCTCGCCCCGGGGGTGGTGGTCAGCCTTATCGTCGGTGCGGCCGCCAGTTTCCTCAGTGAGCATTACGCAGCGCCGGTCATGCTGTTTGCCTTGTTACTGGGGATGGCGCTGAACTTTCTCGCGGTCGATGGCCCCTGCAAAGCCGGTATCGAGTTTACCGCCCGCACGGTACTGCGCCTGGGCGTGGCGTTACTTGGCATGCGCATCACCCTGGACCAGATTGCCAGCCTGGGCTGGAAGCCCGTGGCCCTGGTCGTGACCCTGGTGGTGGTGACCATCCTGGTTTCGGTGGTGGTGGCCAAGGCGCTGGGGTTTTCACGGCTGTTCGGCATGCTCACCGGCGGTGCCACGGCCATTTGCGGTGCCTCGGCGGCGCTGGCGCTGGCAGCTGCCTTGCCCCAGCACCCGCGTAAGGAGCATGCAACGCTGTTCACCGTGATCGGCGTGTCGGCGCTGTCGACCCTGGCGATGATCCTGTACCCAATGATTGCCCAGTGGCTGCACCTGTCCCCAGCGCAAGCCGGGGTGTTCCTCGGTGCGACCATCCACGACGTGGCGCAGGTGGTGGGCGCGGGCTACAGCATGTCTACCGAGACCGGCGACATTGCCACCGTGGTCAAGCTTATGCGAGTGGCCATGCTGGTGCCGGTCATTGTCTGCGCGGCCATGATCACCCGGCGCCAGGGCCTCGAGGCCGGTGGCCAGCGGCCGCCCTTGCTGCCTTGGTTCGCGGTCGGCTTCCTGCTGCTGGCGTGCGTCAACAGCACAGGCTGGGTACCCGCCGCGGTGCAGGGCGGTATCAACGACCTGTCGCGCGGCTGCCTGGTGGTGGCGATCAGTGCCCTGGGCATGAAAACCCAACTCAAGGCGCTGGCCTCGGTCGGGGTGAAACCCATTGCGCTGATGGTGGGGGAGAGCGTGTTTCTTGTGCTTTTGGTGCTGGCGTTGATGCACTGGGGCCTTTAG
- a CDS encoding AraC family transcriptional regulator: MPALVRAASLTNYLEVSRHLGLNPHALLAQVGLSAALLEDPNRRIPVASVIALLEASASATRCESFGLRMAELRQLSDFGEISLLLSHQRTLRDALQVIVQYRHLLNDALAIHIEEAGKTVVIREEVINERAPCSRQATELAIGVMMRLCAALLGAHWHPISANFTHAPPADLATHRRIFGCTLVFGSEFNGIVCPAADLDSASPQANEAMARLAQRYLDSLPAGGTPSLELELRKTIYLLLPMGRATIEQVAQTQGMNVRTLQRRLEESGLTFKDLINSVRRDLVMRYLENPGYSLGRIADMLGYSMPSSFTRWFIAQFGMPPASWRAQRAGPLGLPCSPSPASQLPPRPY, translated from the coding sequence ATGCCTGCCCTAGTCCGTGCCGCCAGCTTGACCAATTACCTTGAGGTGTCCCGCCACCTGGGCCTCAATCCCCATGCGCTGTTGGCACAGGTTGGCCTCAGCGCCGCGTTGCTCGAAGACCCCAATCGGCGTATTCCGGTTGCCAGCGTCATCGCTTTGCTGGAAGCCTCCGCCAGCGCCACCCGCTGCGAAAGCTTCGGCCTGCGCATGGCCGAGTTGCGGCAACTGTCGGACTTCGGCGAAATAAGCCTGTTGCTCAGCCACCAACGCACCCTGCGTGATGCACTGCAGGTGATCGTGCAGTACCGTCACCTGCTCAATGACGCCCTGGCCATTCATATCGAGGAAGCCGGCAAGACCGTGGTCATCCGTGAGGAGGTGATCAACGAACGCGCGCCCTGCAGCCGCCAGGCCACCGAGCTGGCCATCGGCGTGATGATGCGCCTGTGCGCCGCGCTGCTGGGTGCGCACTGGCACCCGATCAGCGCCAACTTCACCCACGCGCCTCCCGCCGACCTGGCCACCCACCGGCGCATTTTTGGCTGCACGCTGGTGTTCGGCAGCGAATTCAACGGAATTGTCTGCCCGGCCGCCGACCTCGACAGCGCCAGCCCGCAGGCCAACGAGGCCATGGCGCGCCTGGCGCAGCGCTATCTGGACAGCCTGCCGGCGGGCGGCACGCCGTCCCTGGAGCTGGAGTTGCGCAAGACCATCTACCTGCTGCTGCCCATGGGCCGCGCCACCATCGAACAGGTGGCACAGACCCAGGGCATGAACGTACGCACCCTGCAGCGTCGCCTGGAGGAAAGCGGGTTGACCTTCAAGGACCTGATCAACAGCGTGCGCCGTGACCTGGTGATGCGCTACCTGGAGAACCCCGGCTATTCGCTGGGGCGTATCGCCGACATGCTGGGTTATTCGATGCCCAGTTCGTTCACCCGCTGGTTTATCGCCCAGTTCGGCATGCCGCCGGCCAGTTGGCGGGCACAGCGGGCTGGCCCATTGGGGCTGCCATGCAGCCCATCGCCGGCAAGCCAGCTCCCACCTCGACCGTATTGA
- a CDS encoding RBBP9/YdeN family alpha/beta hydrolase translates to MEKLQTTATVLIVPGLRDHVAEHWQTLLAGRLAKVRSVPPLQVDGLSCTARVEAIQRELDQIHGEVILVAHSAGVLMVAHWAARYRRPIKGALLAAPPDLNAQWPAHYPSPASLAEHGWSPLPQQLLPFPSIVAASSNDHLASFAAASALAHGWGSELVALGAVGHLNPASGFGPWPQAEAFIQRLDQPNLQ, encoded by the coding sequence GTGGAAAAACTGCAAACCACCGCCACCGTGCTGATCGTCCCCGGCCTGCGCGACCATGTTGCCGAACACTGGCAGACCCTGCTCGCAGGCCGCCTGGCCAAGGTGCGCAGCGTGCCGCCGCTGCAGGTCGACGGCCTGAGCTGCACAGCCCGGGTCGAGGCGATCCAGCGCGAGCTGGACCAGATCCATGGTGAAGTGATTCTGGTGGCGCACAGCGCTGGCGTGCTGATGGTCGCCCACTGGGCGGCGCGCTACCGGCGGCCGATCAAGGGTGCATTGCTGGCGGCGCCGCCCGACCTGAACGCGCAATGGCCGGCCCACTACCCGAGCCCGGCCAGCCTGGCCGAGCATGGCTGGTCGCCATTGCCCCAGCAGTTGCTGCCGTTCCCCAGCATTGTCGCGGCCAGCAGCAACGACCACCTGGCCAGCTTTGCCGCAGCCAGCGCCCTGGCCCATGGCTGGGGTAGCGAACTGGTCGCACTGGGGGCCGTCGGCCACCTCAACCCGGCCTCCGGCTTCGGCCCCTGGCCGCAGGCCGAGGCCTTCATCCAGCGACTGGACCAGCCCAACCTGCAATAG
- a CDS encoding DUF1302 domain-containing protein, whose product MPEHRIYRAVKPQRCLLACAIGLLTLPAAQAFEVDTGNENWAVRFDNTVKYNYGVRTESADKRMLGTPNSNDGDYNFRKAGTNITNRVDLLTELDVVYQGNTGFRVSTASWYDKAYDNTGSNSNPFVNGNGDQSGINPSLNGLPGTGVPLGSPHLSNYAQRYYSGPSGEVLDAFVFFSREVGEASQVSAKLGQHNLFWGETLLNPVHSLSYGQSGLDLAKLAASPGTEAKELFVPRNQLSTSFLVNSELTLGAQYFFDWDAARLPEAGTYYGGSDVVGEGAQSFLLGHTGTPGLIPVRGALTTIRRGHDLKPGKSGDWGIMAKWSPEWLGGTLGFYYRKTSEILPQAWLDARGMTVANGPFGNPPGSRQGAVGNLYNSLQSTTYQFAYSDDIDIYGLSLSKDVGGISVGSDLNIRHNMPLASIPAIVSAPGQGGLGGGFGLLPARLPSSGVIYDVPKDGDGLSATGDTLHWTLNGLMTIGDTPLFDSATLLGELFYSNLLKLDSHNEALYKGKSSYRGIDKATRDNWGIAVNFTPTWYQVLPGMDLSMPLSVNVGLDGVSPVQGGGAENTGNYAVGVSAAIYNQYFVDLKYVDSFGETKACKDGQTDGSTPNALDGEQDYTCYGGGYASFSGGGATTEDRGALYLTVKTTF is encoded by the coding sequence ATGCCAGAACACCGCATTTACCGCGCTGTGAAACCACAGCGCTGCCTGCTTGCCTGCGCCATCGGCCTGCTCACGCTGCCCGCCGCCCAGGCGTTCGAAGTCGATACCGGTAATGAAAACTGGGCCGTGCGCTTCGACAACACCGTCAAGTACAACTACGGCGTACGCACCGAAAGCGCCGACAAGCGCATGCTGGGCACGCCCAACAGCAACGACGGTGACTACAACTTCCGCAAGGCCGGCACCAACATCACCAACCGGGTCGACCTGCTGACCGAACTGGATGTGGTCTACCAAGGCAACACCGGCTTCCGCGTCAGCACCGCCAGCTGGTACGACAAGGCCTATGACAACACCGGCTCCAACAGCAACCCGTTCGTCAACGGCAACGGTGACCAGTCCGGCATCAACCCCAGCCTCAATGGCCTGCCTGGCACTGGTGTGCCGCTGGGCAGCCCGCACCTGAGCAACTACGCCCAGCGTTACTACAGCGGCCCGTCCGGTGAAGTGCTGGATGCCTTCGTGTTCTTCAGCCGTGAAGTTGGCGAGGCCTCGCAGGTCAGCGCCAAGCTGGGCCAGCACAACCTGTTCTGGGGTGAAACCCTGCTCAACCCGGTGCACTCGTTGAGCTACGGCCAGTCGGGCCTCGACCTGGCCAAGCTGGCCGCCTCGCCGGGCACCGAGGCCAAGGAGCTGTTCGTGCCGCGCAACCAGCTGTCGACCTCGTTCCTGGTCAACTCCGAACTGACCCTGGGGGCCCAGTACTTCTTCGACTGGGACGCCGCCCGCCTGCCCGAAGCCGGTACCTACTATGGCGGCTCGGATGTGGTAGGCGAGGGCGCCCAAAGCTTCCTGCTCGGCCACACCGGCACCCCGGGGCTGATCCCGGTGCGCGGCGCGCTGACCACCATCCGCCGTGGCCATGACCTCAAACCGGGCAAGAGCGGCGACTGGGGCATCATGGCCAAGTGGTCGCCGGAGTGGCTGGGCGGCACCCTCGGTTTCTACTACCGCAAGACCTCCGAGATCCTCCCGCAGGCCTGGCTCGACGCGCGCGGCATGACCGTCGCCAACGGCCCGTTCGGCAACCCGCCGGGCAGCCGCCAAGGTGCAGTCGGCAACCTGTACAACTCGCTGCAAAGCACTACCTACCAGTTCGCCTATTCCGACGACATCGACATCTATGGCCTGAGCCTGTCCAAGGATGTGGGTGGTATCAGTGTCGGCAGCGATCTGAACATCCGCCACAACATGCCGCTGGCGAGCATCCCGGCAATCGTCAGCGCCCCCGGCCAGGGTGGCCTGGGCGGCGGCTTCGGCCTGCTGCCGGCACGCCTGCCCAGCAGCGGGGTGATCTACGACGTACCCAAGGATGGCGACGGCCTGAGCGCCACCGGCGACACCTTGCACTGGACCTTGAACGGTCTGATGACCATTGGCGATACGCCGCTGTTCGATTCGGCAACCCTGCTTGGCGAGCTGTTCTACAGCAACCTGCTGAAACTCGATAGCCACAACGAGGCCTTGTACAAGGGCAAGAGCAGCTACCGCGGCATCGACAAGGCCACCCGCGACAACTGGGGCATCGCCGTCAACTTCACCCCTACCTGGTACCAGGTGCTGCCGGGCATGGACCTGAGCATGCCGCTGTCGGTCAACGTCGGCCTCGACGGCGTGTCGCCGGTGCAGGGCGGCGGCGCCGAGAACACTGGCAACTATGCGGTGGGCGTAAGCGCCGCGATCTACAACCAGTACTTCGTCGACCTCAAGTACGTCGACAGTTTCGGTGAGACCAAGGCCTGCAAGGACGGCCAGACCGACGGCAGCACCCCCAACGCCCTGGACGGCGAACAGGATTACACCTGCTACGGCGGCGGCTACGCCTCCTTCTCCGGCGGTGGTGCCACCACCGAGGACCGTGGCGCCCTGTACCTGACCGTCAAGACGACCTTCTGA
- a CDS encoding DUF1329 domain-containing protein has product MNFVRTLLASCLSLAALNAAQAAVSTDQAARLGSSLTAIGAEKAGNADGSIPAYQGGLLTPPASYQSGASMRPDPFASDKPLLVIDGKNAEQYKGQLTATTLELLKRYPSYRVDVYPTHRSVALPQAVLDNTRKNATAANSKEGGTAVDNVLPGIPFPIPQNGAEAMWNFLLRYQGVSMTAKYDSWNVDAAGKPSLSTTGQANISYPIYEDMTKPIGAKDTYYQMKLVYTGPARRAGEAMMLRDAANPLVQPRSAWQYLPGQRRVKLAPNLAYDTPNPGTSGSGTYDDVFVFNGALDRYDWTLVGKQEMYVPYNTYQLTYNTDVKQVITPNHLAPQFVRWEKHRVWVVEGKLKDGARHIYHKRRFYLDEDSWIALASDQYDARGQLYRGSFAFLTQSYDKQTPDATPFMIYDLIGGTYNLNGVVGAYGGIRYIDPLSKTQWSPESLAGNGIR; this is encoded by the coding sequence ATGAATTTCGTACGTACCCTGCTGGCCTCGTGCCTGTCGCTGGCCGCCCTGAACGCTGCCCAGGCCGCCGTTTCCACTGACCAGGCCGCGCGCCTGGGCTCCAGCCTGACCGCCATCGGCGCGGAAAAGGCCGGCAATGCCGATGGCTCCATCCCGGCCTACCAGGGCGGCCTGCTGACGCCGCCAGCCAGCTACCAGAGCGGCGCCAGCATGCGCCCCGACCCGTTCGCCAGCGACAAGCCGCTGCTGGTCATCGATGGCAAGAACGCCGAGCAGTACAAGGGCCAGCTGACTGCCACCACCCTGGAACTGCTCAAGCGATACCCCAGCTACCGCGTCGATGTATACCCGACCCACCGTAGCGTGGCGCTGCCGCAAGCGGTACTGGACAACACCCGCAAGAACGCCACTGCCGCCAACAGCAAGGAGGGCGGTACGGCGGTGGACAACGTGCTGCCGGGTATCCCGTTCCCCATTCCGCAGAACGGCGCCGAGGCCATGTGGAACTTCCTGCTGCGCTATCAGGGCGTGAGCATGACTGCCAAGTACGACTCGTGGAACGTCGACGCTGCCGGCAAGCCATCGCTGTCGACCACCGGCCAGGCCAATATCAGCTACCCGATCTACGAGGACATGACCAAGCCGATCGGTGCCAAGGACACCTACTACCAGATGAAACTGGTGTACACCGGGCCCGCACGCCGTGCCGGCGAAGCGATGATGCTGCGTGATGCCGCCAACCCGCTGGTGCAGCCACGCAGTGCCTGGCAGTACCTGCCGGGCCAGCGCCGGGTCAAGCTGGCACCGAACCTCGCCTACGACACGCCCAACCCGGGCACTTCGGGTTCGGGTACCTACGATGACGTGTTCGTCTTCAACGGTGCGCTGGACCGCTACGACTGGACCTTGGTCGGCAAGCAGGAAATGTACGTGCCGTACAACACCTACCAGCTGACCTACAACACCGACGTCAAGCAGGTGATCACCCCCAACCACCTGGCGCCGCAGTTCGTGCGTTGGGAGAAGCACCGGGTGTGGGTGGTGGAAGGCAAGCTCAAGGACGGTGCGCGCCATATCTACCACAAGCGCCGCTTCTACCTCGACGAAGACAGCTGGATCGCCCTGGCCTCGGACCAGTACGACGCCCGTGGCCAGCTGTACCGCGGCTCGTTCGCCTTCCTCACCCAGAGCTATGACAAGCAGACCCCGGACGCCACGCCGTTCATGATCTACGACCTGATCGGCGGCACCTACAACCTCAATGGCGTGGTCGGTGCCTACGGCGGCATCCGCTATATCGACCCACTGTCGAAAACCCAGTGGTCGCCCGAGTCGCTGGCCGGCAACGGCATTCGCTGA